Proteins encoded by one window of Bubalus bubalis isolate 160015118507 breed Murrah chromosome 4, NDDB_SH_1, whole genome shotgun sequence:
- the LOC102403738 gene encoding olfactory receptor 6C2-like translates to MYLKIVMKNHSAITTFILLGLTDDPRLQVFLSVFLFLTYSSTVAGNLVIILLTLVSSHLKTPMYFFLRNFSILEIIFTTVCVPRFLYSMTTGDKRVTYNACAIQLFFVILIGATEFFLLTAMSYDRYVAICKPLHYSTIMSEKVCTILVLCSWLIGLIVILPPLSLGVQLDFCNSNLIDHFGCDASPLLKIVCSDTQFIEQLVLIMAVLTLILTLVCVIVSYTYIIRTILRLPSAQQRKKSFSTCSSHIIVVSITYGSCIFIYIKPAKEGVAINKVVSLLNTSIIPLMNPFIYTLRNKQVKQAFRDSIKKMTFPKN, encoded by the coding sequence ATGTATCTGAAGATAGTGATGAAAAATCATTCTGCAATAACAACATTCATCCTACTAGGATTAACAGACGACCCAAGACTACAggtttttctttcagtgtttctGTTTCTTACCTACTCTTCCACTGTTGCTGGAAATCTAGTCATTATCCTCCTCACTCTGGTGAGCTCTCACCTTAAAAcacccatgtactttttccttcgAAATTTCTCCATCTTAGAAATAATCTTTACAACTGTCTGTGTTCCTCGATTCCTGTACAGCATGACCACTGGAGACAAACGAGTGACCTATAATGCTTGTGCCATCCAGTTATTTTTTGTCATCCTCATCGGGGCAACAGAATTTTTTCTTCTAACTGCCAtgtcctatgaccgctatgtggccatctgcaagcccctGCACTACAGCACCATCATGAGTGAAAAGGTCTGCACCATTCTGGTCCTTTGCTCTTGGCTGATTGGGTTAATTGTCATACTCCCACCACTTAGCCTGGGAGTTCAGCTAGACTTCTGTAACTCCAATCTCATTGACCATTTTGGCTGTGATGCATCTCCTCTTCTAAAGATTGTGTGTTCAGACACTCAATTTATAGAGCAACTTGTTTTAATCATGGCGGTGCTGACCCTCATACTCACACTAGTCTGTGTAATTGTGTCTTACACATACATCATCAGGACTATTTTAAGACTCCCTTCGGCTCAGCAAAGAAAAAAGTCTTTCTCTACTTGTTCCTCCCATATTATTGTAGTTTCCATCACTTATGGGAGTTGCATCTTTATCTATATCAAACCAGCAAAGGAAGGTGTGGCCATTAATAAGGTGGTGTCCCTTCTCAACACTTCCATTATCCCTTTGATGAACCCTTTCATTTATACTCTACGGAATAAGCAAGTCAAACAAGCCTTCAGGGACTctattaaaaaaatgacatttccCAAAAATTAG